The DNA window CATGGTCGCGCTCATCCGCCGAGCACCCGCGCGCCGCCGTTCAGGAACGGGTTCTCGGCGCGCTCGCGCCCGATCGTGGTCGACGGGCCGTGGCCCGGGTGCACGACCGTCTCGGCCGGCAGTGCGGCGATGCGCGCGAGCGAGCGCGTGAGCGCGGCCGGCTCGGAGAGCGGCAGGTCCGTGCGGCCGACGGAGCCGTAGAACAGGCAGTCGCCCGCGAGCGCGACGCCGTGGCCGTGGATCACGACGTGGCCGGGCGCGTGCCCCGGCGCGTGCATGACGTCGAACGTGAGCGCGCCGAGCGTGAGCTGCTGCCCCTCCGCGAACTCCGCGGTCGGCGCGGGCTGCGGCTCCATGTACAGGCCGTACATCTGCGCGGCGCGCGGCGCGTAGTCGAACACCGGCCGGTCGAGCGGATGCAGGTGCACCGGCACGTCCCACGCGCGCACGACGTCGGCGATCGCGCCGATGTGGTCGAGGTGGGCGTGCGTCAGCCAGATCGCCTCGAGCTGCACGTTCGCGGCGCGGATCCAGTCCACGAGGCGCGCGCCCTCCGCACCGGGATCGACGACGGCGGCCACGCGCGTCTGCGGATCGACCACCAGGTAGCAGTTCTCCTGGAAGGCCCCGACGGTCTGCACCAGCACCTCGGGCGCGAGCGCCGTCGCCGTCGCGCTCACGACCGCGCCTCGACGCCGGCCGCGCCGTTCACGGCCGCGAGCGACGCGTTGATCTGCGCGACTCCGACCTGCGGTGCGTCGTCCTCCGCGCAGACGACCGTCTCCGCCGTCTCCAGCACGGGCGATTCGCCGATGCCGTGGTGCGCGAGCCACCGCTCGGCCTCGAGCGCGGCCATGCAGCCCGTGCCAGCGGAGGTGATCGCCTGCCGGTAGTAGTCGTCGATGACGTCGCCCGCGGCGAACACGCCGGGCACCGTCGTCGCGGTGCGGCCCGGCGTCGTGACGACGTAGCCGTGCGGCGTCGTCTCCAGCTGGCCCTTGAGGAAGCCCGTGTTCGGCTCGTGGCCGATGGCGACGAACAGCCCGCCGACCTCGAGGTCGCGCTCCGCGCCGTTCACGGTGTCCTTCAGCCGCACGCCCGTGATCACGTCGGCGCCGAGCACGTCGACCACCTGCGTGTTCCAGAGGACGCGGATCTTCGGATGCGCGAGCACGCGGCTGGCCATCGCCTTCGACGCGCGGAAGCTGTCGCGGCGGTGGATGACGAGCACCTCGGAGGCGAACTTCGTGAGGTACATCGCCTCCTCCATCGCCGTATCGCCGCCGCCGACGACCGCGAGGACCTTGTTGCGGAAGTGGGGCAGCGCGCCATCGCACACCGCGCACGCGGACACGCCGCCGCCGATCTGCGCGAGGCGCAGCTCGTTCTCGAGGCCGATCCACTTCGCCTTCGCGCCCGTCGCGACGATGACGGTGTGCGCCGTGATCGGCTCCGAGTAGTTGGGCTTGAGGCGGAACGGGCGCGCCGAGAGGTCGGCCTCGACGATCAGCTCCGACACGACGCGCACGCCGTAGCGCAGCGCCTGCTCCTTCATCCGGTCCATCAGCGCGGGGCCGCTGACCGGCTCCGGGAAGCCCGGGAAGTTCTCGATATCGGTGGTCAGCATCAGCTGCCCGCCCGGGAGGTCGATGCCGACCGGCTCGCCCTCGAACAGCACCGGGTTCAGGTTGGCGCGGCCCGCGTAGATCGCCGCCGTCCAGGCGGCGGGGCCGGAGCCGATGATCACCAGCTCGTGCGTCGTCGAGTCGTCAGTCGTGGCCACGTGCGCCTCAGTCGGTGTCGGCGGGCGCTCCCGGCCGGGCGCGTCCCGACCCGAAATGTCGCCAATCGGCCCGGCCGGCGGCAGCGGCCGGCGTCGCAGCGGCCGGCGCCGGCCCGCCGCTCACTTCCGGACGTGGCGCCCGCCGTCGACGACGAGGACCTCGCCGGTCACGAAGTCCGACTCCAGCAGGTAGAGCACGGCCTGCACGACGTCGTCGGGCGTGCCGATGCGCTGCAGCGGCGTCGTCCGGCGCAGCCGGTCGGCCGACGCCTCGTCCCAGCCGGTGGGCAGCAGCACCACGCCCGGCGCGACGGCGTTCACGCGCACGTGCGGCGCGAGCGCGTGCGCCAGGGCGCGCGTCATCTGCACGACGCCCGCCTTGCTGATGCCGTGCGGGACGTAGCCCGTCCACGTCTCGAAGGCCGCGAGGTCGGCCATGTTCACGATCGCCCCGCCGCGCTCGCCCATCGCGCGCGCAGCGGCCTGCGCGGCGAAGAAGGGCGCGCGCAGGTTGATCGCGAACATGGCGTCCCACTGCGCCTCCGTCACCTCGCCGACGGGCGTGCGCTCCATGACGGCGGCCGAGTTGACGAGGACGTCGAGCCCTCCGAAGGCGCCCACCGCGTCGCCGACGACGCGCGCGGGAACACCGGCTTCAGCGAGGTCCCCCGCGACGATCGCGGCCTCGCCGCCCGCGTCCCGCACCAGTCGCGCGGTCTCCTCGGCCTCGGCCGGCGA is part of the Roseisolibacter agri genome and encodes:
- a CDS encoding MBL fold metallo-hydrolase: MSATATALAPEVLVQTVGAFQENCYLVVDPQTRVAAVVDPGAEGARLVDWIRAANVQLEAIWLTHAHLDHIGAIADVVRAWDVPVHLHPLDRPVFDYAPRAAQMYGLYMEPQPAPTAEFAEGQQLTLGALTFDVMHAPGHAPGHVVIHGHGVALAGDCLFYGSVGRTDLPLSEPAALTRSLARIAALPAETVVHPGHGPSTTIGRERAENPFLNGGARVLGG
- the trxB gene encoding thioredoxin-disulfide reductase, coding for MATTDDSTTHELVIIGSGPAAWTAAIYAGRANLNPVLFEGEPVGIDLPGGQLMLTTDIENFPGFPEPVSGPALMDRMKEQALRYGVRVVSELIVEADLSARPFRLKPNYSEPITAHTVIVATGAKAKWIGLENELRLAQIGGGVSACAVCDGALPHFRNKVLAVVGGGDTAMEEAMYLTKFASEVLVIHRRDSFRASKAMASRVLAHPKIRVLWNTQVVDVLGADVITGVRLKDTVNGAERDLEVGGLFVAIGHEPNTGFLKGQLETTPHGYVVTTPGRTATTVPGVFAAGDVIDDYYRQAITSAGTGCMAALEAERWLAHHGIGESPVLETAETVVCAEDDAPQVGVAQINASLAAVNGAAGVEARS
- a CDS encoding SDR family oxidoreductase encodes the protein MELRGRIALVTGAGHRVGRAIAVGLGARGMRVVVHYRSSPAEAEETARLVRDAGGEAAIVAGDLAEAGVPARVVGDAVGAFGGLDVLVNSAAVMERTPVGEVTEAQWDAMFAINLRAPFFAAQAAARAMGERGGAIVNMADLAAFETWTGYVPHGISKAGVVQMTRALAHALAPHVRVNAVAPGVVLLPTGWDEASADRLRRTTPLQRIGTPDDVVQAVLYLLESDFVTGEVLVVDGGRHVRK